One genomic segment of Aythya fuligula isolate bAytFul2 chromosome 5, bAytFul2.pri, whole genome shotgun sequence includes these proteins:
- the TCP11L1 gene encoding T-complex protein 11-like protein 1, which translates to MSQNPDKPHSSEEKSSGLEDGQESLDNPDQSIRKRIRQSAPGSYRDDTPKSSPPRPVSVEELMETAKGVTNMALAHEIVVNGDFQIKPAELPEHSLEKKVRDIVHKAFWDCLEAQLKEDPPTYDHAIKLLGEIKETLLSFLLPGHTRLRNQITEVLDLDLIKQEAENGALDISKLVEFVIGMMGTLCAPARDEEIKKLKDIHEIVPLFRAIFSVLDLMKMDMANFAVSSIRPKLMQQSAEYERKKFQEFLEKQPNSLDLVTNWLQEAADDLEKLRSNRLPPHGSGDGAAGEASALCPTAVQNQAYLKLLKWDHMNRPFPETVLMDQSRFQEIQLELEQLLLTGTVLLVAFSAAGSALVDIPGFAEKIKTIVKVLLTGMHLPAFNLKESLATIGEKVCAEVNSCLSQHGFTPFTAERETVLKGQIQAVANPDNTICKLIDSRIQKFLENYLASSHQKSLPAIPGGLGPIQRELEEIAVKYVRLVNYNKMVFSPYYDAVLAKILTKEESQLAGKSKES; encoded by the exons atgtcTCAGAATCCTGACAAGCCCCATTCAAGCGAAGAAAAGTCGAGTGGTTTGGAGGATGGTCAGGAGAGCTTGGACAACCCGGATCAGTCTATCAGAAAAAGAATACGACAGAGTGCTCCAGGTTCATACAGAGACGATACACCAAAGT CCAGCCCTCCTCGGCCTGTGTCGGTGGAAGAGCTCATGGAAACAGCCAAGGGAGTAACCAACATGGCGCTAGCACATGAAATTGTTGTGAACGGAGACTTCCAGATCAAACCAGCTGAGTTACCAGAACACAG cttggaaaaaaaagtaagagataTTGTGCATAAAGCTTTCTGGGATTGTCTGGAAGCTCAGCTAAAGGAGGATCCACCGACATACGACCATGCAATTAAACTGTTGGGAGAAATTAAAGAG ACTCTCCTGTCTTTCTTATTGCCTGGCCATACAAGACTAAGAAATCAGATTACAGAAGTTCTTGATCTGGATTTGATAAAACAGGAGGCAGAGAACGGGGCCCTGGACATTTCTAAGTTGGTAGAATTTGTTATTGGAATGATGGGGACTCTCTGTGCTCCAGCTCGcgatgaagaaataaagaaactgaaagatatTCATGAAATAGTCCCTCTGTTCAG agcCATTTTCTCTGTATTAGACCTAATGAAAATGGATATGGCAAACTTCGCTGTCAGTAGTATTAGGCCAAAATTAATGCAGCAGTCTGCtgaatatgaaagaaagaagtttcAGGAGTTTCTTGAGAAACAGCCAA atTCTTTAGACCTTGTCACGAACTGGTtgcaagaagcagcagatgATCTTGAGAAGCTGAGAAGCAACAGGTTACCTCCCCACGGCAGTGGTGATGGTGCTGCTGGTGAAGCTTCTGCACTGTGCCCCACTGCTGTCCAAAATCAGGCATATCTGAAGCTACTCAAGTGGGATCACATGAACAGGCCTTTCCCAGAA ACAGTGCTGATGGACCAGAGCCGCTTTCAGGAAATACAGCTGGAACTGGAACAACTCCTCTTGACTGGGACTGTCCTTTTGGTCGCGTTCAgtgcagcaggctcagcactgGTTGATATTCCTGGATTTGCTgagaaaatcaaaaccattGTCAAGGTGCTGCTGACAGGAATGCATCTTCC CGCCTTTAACCTGAAGGAATCCTTGGCTACCATCGGTGAAAAGGTGTGCGCTGAAGTCAACAGCTGCCTTTCCCAGCACGGGTTTACACCATTCACAGCTGAGAGAGAGACTGTACTTAAAGGACAAATCCAAGCCGTGGCCAATCCTGATAACACCATCTGTAAACTAATAG ATTCTCGAATCCAAAAGTTTCTGGAGAATTATCTTGCATCTAGTCACCAGAAATCATTACCTGCTATTCCTGGAGGATTAGGTCCTATTCAAAGAGAGCTGGAAGAGATTGCTGTCAAGTACGTCCGTCTGGTCAACTACAACAAAATGGTCTTCAGCCCTTATTATGATGCTGTTCTTGCCAAAATACTGACCAAGGAAGAATCCCAACTTGCAGGGAAGTCAAAAGAATCTTAA